In Halapricum desulfuricans, a single window of DNA contains:
- a CDS encoding tRNA (N(6)-L-threonylcarbamoyladenosine(37)-C(2))-methylthiotransferase, which translates to MARYYVETYGCTSNRGETQQIERALREGGHRPASSPQDADVAILNTCTVVEKTERNMLRRARELDEQTPADLIVTGCMALAQGEQFADVDAEILHWDDVPEYVLNGECPTITPDTETVLDGVTGILPIARGCMSDCSYCITKQATGRIDSPTVEENVRKARALVHGGAREIRITGQDTGVYGWDINQGESLLPELLSRICAEIDGDFRVRLGMANPGGLHGIAEELATVFAEHDEIYNFLHAPVQSGSDDVLADMRRQHRLEQFREIVATFDRHLEYWTLATDFIVGFPTEDPGDHEASMDLLREIRPEKVNVTRFSKRPGTDAAELKGLGGTVKKERSKAMTDLKMDVVGEAYEAMVGTERTVLLTEDGTADSLVGYDEAHRQVALPNAQLQGLTVGNFVDVEITGHNTVYAMGEPISPPETPTAARADD; encoded by the coding sequence ATGGCCCGCTACTACGTCGAAACCTACGGCTGTACCTCAAATCGAGGTGAGACACAGCAGATCGAGCGCGCCCTGCGGGAGGGCGGCCACCGGCCGGCGTCCTCACCGCAGGACGCCGACGTGGCGATTCTGAACACGTGCACGGTCGTCGAGAAGACCGAGCGAAACATGCTCCGGCGGGCCAGAGAACTGGACGAACAGACGCCCGCGGACCTGATCGTCACGGGCTGTATGGCGCTGGCCCAGGGCGAACAGTTCGCGGACGTAGACGCCGAAATCCTCCACTGGGACGACGTCCCCGAGTACGTCCTCAACGGCGAGTGCCCGACGATCACGCCCGACACCGAGACCGTCCTCGACGGCGTCACTGGCATCCTCCCGATCGCTCGGGGCTGCATGAGCGACTGCTCGTACTGCATCACCAAGCAGGCCACCGGGCGGATCGATTCGCCGACCGTCGAGGAGAACGTCCGGAAGGCCCGGGCGCTCGTCCACGGCGGCGCACGGGAGATCCGGATCACCGGCCAGGACACCGGCGTCTACGGCTGGGACATCAACCAGGGCGAGAGTCTCCTGCCCGAACTCCTGAGTCGGATCTGCGCCGAGATCGACGGCGACTTCCGGGTTCGACTGGGGATGGCAAACCCCGGCGGCCTGCACGGGATCGCCGAGGAACTCGCGACCGTGTTCGCCGAGCACGACGAGATCTACAACTTCCTGCACGCGCCCGTCCAGAGCGGCTCTGACGACGTGCTCGCGGACATGCGCCGCCAGCACCGCCTCGAGCAGTTCCGCGAGATCGTTGCGACCTTCGATCGCCACCTCGAGTACTGGACGCTCGCGACGGACTTCATCGTCGGGTTCCCGACCGAAGACCCCGGCGATCACGAGGCGAGCATGGACCTCCTTCGGGAAATCCGCCCCGAAAAGGTCAACGTCACGCGCTTCTCGAAGCGCCCGGGCACCGACGCCGCCGAGCTGAAGGGGCTGGGCGGCACGGTCAAGAAGGAGCGCTCGAAGGCGATGACCGACCTGAAGATGGACGTCGTCGGCGAGGCCTACGAGGCGATGGTCGGTACCGAGCGCACGGTGTTGCTCACCGAGGACGGCACAGCGGACTCGCTGGTCGGCTACGACGAGGCCCACCGACAGGTCGCCCTGCCGAACGCGCAACTCCAGGGGCTGACGGTCGGGAATTTCGTCGACGTCGAGATCACCGGCCACAACACGGTCTACGCGATGGGCGAGCCGATCTCCCCGCCCGAGACGCCGACGGCCGCCCGGGCCGACGACTAG
- the deoC gene encoding deoxyribose-phosphate aldolase, giving the protein MDDVATRIEHTVLGPTTTPGDVQAVLDTAIETGMRACVPPYCVSMAAEYAPGVELTTVVGFPHGQHTTANKADEATALAEEGADELDVVANLGLLRAGEDESFRRDLAEVVAATTRPVKVIVEAPLLDEDEKHRAARLATEADAAYLKTATGFADGGATVADVELLSTYLPVKAAGGIDSWEQATAMFEAGAERIGASSGDAILEE; this is encoded by the coding sequence ATGGACGACGTCGCCACGCGGATCGAACACACGGTTCTCGGCCCGACGACGACGCCAGGGGACGTGCAGGCCGTCCTCGATACGGCAATCGAGACCGGTATGCGCGCCTGCGTCCCGCCCTATTGTGTCTCGATGGCCGCCGAGTACGCCCCTGGCGTCGAACTGACGACGGTCGTCGGCTTCCCGCACGGCCAGCACACGACCGCGAACAAGGCCGACGAAGCCACAGCGCTCGCAGAGGAAGGCGCCGACGAACTCGACGTGGTCGCGAACCTCGGGCTCTTGCGGGCGGGTGAAGACGAGTCGTTCAGACGGGATCTCGCAGAGGTCGTCGCCGCGACGACGCGCCCGGTGAAGGTGATCGTCGAGGCACCGCTGCTCGACGAGGACGAGAAACACCGGGCGGCCCGACTCGCGACCGAGGCCGACGCGGCCTATCTCAAGACCGCAACGGGCTTCGCCGACGGCGGTGCGACGGTCGCCGACGTCGAATTGCTCTCGACGTATCTCCCCGTCAAGGCTGCCGGCGGAATCGATAGCTGGGAGCAGGCGACGGCCATGTTCGAGGCCGGAGCCGAGCGCATCGGCGCGTCCTCGGGTGATGCGATCCTCGAGGAGTAA
- a CDS encoding DUF63 family protein, with the protein MPLLPSGLVVPPLAHLAALIVGTVTVTAFLLALEPRVRQRHVLAFTPWMVAGAVAHGLHQLDRTVYPTWAEPLFGAPAVYVTAFVALGAVWASLAFRASLRTDEDRVARDLGVTGTVALLGLLVFASRQETLVAGEPLWSLAGVVITVPVTLGVYFGMAYFTTDIVARTRLVGGLVIFAHALDGITTAIGIDALGTGERSPLPRAIMDVAGSLPVAETIGVGWLFVVVKLALAVVLVAVFADYLEAEPTRGNLTFAAIIALGLGPAVNNVVLFALRNSGTAAAIGG; encoded by the coding sequence ATGCCACTCCTTCCGAGCGGGCTCGTCGTCCCGCCGCTCGCGCATCTCGCGGCCCTGATCGTCGGGACCGTGACGGTGACCGCGTTCCTGCTCGCGCTCGAACCGCGGGTCCGCCAGCGCCACGTGCTGGCGTTCACGCCGTGGATGGTCGCCGGTGCGGTCGCGCACGGGCTCCACCAGCTCGATCGGACCGTCTATCCGACCTGGGCCGAACCACTGTTCGGTGCTCCGGCCGTCTACGTCACGGCGTTCGTCGCGCTCGGTGCCGTCTGGGCGTCGCTCGCGTTCCGGGCCAGCCTCCGGACTGACGAGGACCGGGTCGCGCGCGACCTGGGCGTGACCGGAACCGTCGCGCTGCTGGGACTGCTCGTCTTCGCGAGTCGCCAGGAGACGCTTGTCGCCGGCGAGCCGCTCTGGTCGCTCGCTGGCGTCGTCATCACGGTGCCAGTGACACTGGGTGTCTACTTCGGGATGGCGTATTTCACGACCGATATCGTCGCCAGAACGCGGCTGGTCGGCGGGCTCGTGATCTTCGCGCACGCCCTCGACGGGATCACGACCGCGATCGGGATCGACGCCCTCGGGACGGGCGAACGCTCGCCGCTCCCCCGGGCGATCATGGACGTCGCCGGCAGCTTGCCCGTCGCCGAGACGATCGGCGTCGGCTGGCTGTTCGTCGTCGTCAAGCTCGCGCTCGCGGTCGTCCTCGTTGCCGTCTTCGCCGACTACCTCGAAGCCGAACCGACCCGCGGGAACCTGACCTTCGCAGCCATCATCGCGCTGGGGCTCGGCCCCGCCGTCAACAACGTCGTGCTCTTCGCGCTTCGCAACAGCGGGACGGCCGCCGCGATCGGCGGTTGA